The window ATGAGTCTCTCATCAAAAACTTGGTCTGATTTGGAAAATGAACAAGAAGTCAAAATTTATGGTAGCGAACGAAGTGCAAAGTTCAAAGCGAGTAATATTTTTTATGATATAGAGGATTGGAATGATCACTATTCGGTTCGTGCATTGGGAATTTATCGTTATTATGACTATCCGCTCTCAAAATCCAAAACATTGTTTCCTTTTTATTACCACATCCAAAGTAAAAAAGACAATCGTGAATACAAACGTATCATCAATGTGAACGTCACAAAAGAAAATGATTCGGTACATAAATCTTTTTTCCCATTTGTGTTTTGGGGGAATCTATCCAATAGTTCTTACTTAATTACCATTCCATTTTTCTTTCAAAACAATTCCGAGAACGGAAACAGTTTTGGTTTTCCAATTTTGCCACTGATTTATTACAAACATAGAGAAAAATTAAGTGATACCAATGATCATTACACAAGGTTCCTAACTTTGTTACACTATGAAACAAATGAAAAACGTGGTTTAACGGATGTATCATTCACTCCGATCTTTTATTATTCAAAAGAAAATTATTTGTTTTTGCCTTTATTGTTGTATTATCAAGATTTTCGATCAGCAACCCAAAAATATTGGATGGGACCGCTTTACTACTCAAAAGACCAAACAAAAGAAGAAAGGTTGTTTGTGTTTTTTCCATTTGTTGGGAGTTATGTTTCTCCGAAAAAAGAAATCGATTTTATATTCCCAGTGTATTTAAACATAAAAGATACAGAAGAAGATTATCATATCAATTTGTTTTGGTATACCAAAGTTCAAAGCGCAAACGTCAATCTTGCGACCAATGATGGAAATGTTTACCTCGACTACGACTTTGGTTTGTTTTATAATTTGGTAGGAATTTCAAAACGTAGCAAAATTTTGATAGGAAGTTCACAAAAACGGAATGATTTAAATAATTCCACAAAACCAGAGTTAAAGAAAAAAAGAGAATTCAATCGGGAAAACAGTGATCAATATTCCGGTTACCAATTATTGTTTGGCATTTTTTCTTATGAAAAGGCAGATACTAAAAAACATATCCGATTATTGCCTTTTGCTTGGTTCACTTGGGATGAGTCATCAGAAGATAAAGTAGTTTTGATTCCTCCTTTTTTCCCAATCTGGCTTAGTTATGTTTCAGACGATTTGGAATATAAAATTATTTTTCCCTTTTATGGAAAACAAAAAGATAAAACATCTGAGATACAATCTTACTTGATAAACGGTTATATCAAAGAGGAATACGAGCTGGACAATCGTGTGGAAAGGTCTTATTTTTGGCCTTTTGTCAATGTTTACGAGTCGGATATAAACTCAGGTCATCGAGTATTACCGTTCTATGTTTACAATTACACAAAAAATGAAAAAGGTTTTAAAAGTAATGCCTATACATTAATTTCAAATTATAAAAAAGTATCGAATCCGAATTACGAAGGGAAAGAGTTTTTGATTTGGCCAGTTTGGATTTCGTATCATTCCTATTCGTTTAAGAATGAAGATACAAAAACTACGTTTTGGTTGACTCCATTTTTTTATAGGAGGGTAAGTGACTCAAGTTCTAGAACAAATATCTTCTGGTTCATTGATTGGGAATTTGAATCTTACAAACCCATCCTATCAAAAAATCAAAATCAAACAAGTCCAACCATCAAAAAAGAAACTTTGTCTCATCTTCTCATATTTCCTTTTTATTATTCGGAATCAAGTTTTTCCATTTTGCCAGTTTCTTTCAACTTTTGGAATCAAGAAGAATTTACGACCTTCACTTTGCTAAATTATTACCATTCAAAAAAAGAAGGACACTATTATAATTTTTTGTATTTATTAGAGTCGGAAAATTCCACAACCAATTACCAATTACGAAGTTTTTGGGATTATTTATTTAGTTTCCAGAAAAAACCAAAAGAAATTCAACGACTGACTTTGCTTTGGTTGGGATACGACAATACAAGTGATAAAAAAACGATTAATTTTTTTCCTTTGGTTCGCACGACTGAGTCTTTGGAGGAAACTTCAAAACTATATGGTCCCTTTCTCTATTACCAATCGATTTCAGAAGAAGAAATCACTAAATTGGCTTTAGCAGGTATTGGTTATTACCATAATCAAACCAAATCAGACAATCAATATTCTACTTATGTGTTGTTAGGTGTTCTTTACCAAGAAAAAACAGAATTGGAAAGAGGGTTCGTTAAACGAGGAAGTCTTTGGGGATGGCTTTGGGAATACCAAACAGAAGACAACGGGTATGAAAAGTTTTCCATTCTAAAATTGTTTTCTTATTCGAAAGAAACAGATGGGACAAAAAAAATTCTAGGGATCAGTATTTAATTTAACATGTTACAATCTAAGCCAAAACTTCTGGCGATATCCGGTGGAATCAGCCCCACTTCTTATAATCAAAAGATACTACAGTATATAAAACATCAATTCTCTTCCCATTGTGAACTGATTCTATTTCATGAAATTGATCAGTTCCCTTTTTTTGTTTCTGGTTTATCGGATGAAAAAATTCCAGAAGTCGTAAAACATTTTTTGCGAGAGGTAAAAAATGCAGATGGAGTTATCATTTGTTCGCCTGAATACGTTTTTAGTATTCCAGGAGTTTTAAAAAATGCATTGGAATGGGTCGTATCCTCGGTTGTATTTACCGATAAACCAGTTGCATTGATCACTGCAGCTTCCGTTGGTGAGAAGGCACATGAATCGTTGTTATTGGTTTTAAAAACAATTGGTGCACAATTGTCTGAGAACACAAATTTACTTGTCTCTGGCGTAAAAGGAAAGGTCTCTTTGGATGGTCAAATCACGGATAGACCAACTGAACTTGCCATCAACCAACTAATGGAAGCCTTTTTGCAATCTCTAGCGATTAAGGCTGAATAAAAAGTAAAATTCTATTTTCAATATTCTAATAGATTCAATCTGATTTTTTATCTTCACATAAAGATTGGATCCATTGTTTTACTCTAATCGTATATTATCAACCAAAGGAAACAGATATATTTAGTTCTTTGATTTAGATACTGACGCAAACGGAAGGTGATGAATTGTTACAAGAAAATCCAGATTCTATTCTACAAGTATTATTACATCCATCTCCATTCACCAAATTACCATCATCGCAAGCTTCGTAAGATAACTTCACTCCATTTCCACAAATATTGCAATCTGCGGTGACGTCAGTGATATTACTTGTTCCAATTGTACCTGTTGCCTTATTTGTGATTGCCCTGGAGCATGGCTCGGAAGTAATTCAGGTTATGCGATTGGAAGGAACACATGTAAGGATTGGACTGGTAGTCTTGGTAACTACAATGGTTCTAAATTTCGTACTCAATATTCTGACAATTCCCTCATGGGAGGAAATCATTTTGAAGCAACCAAGTGAAATGATATTGTGTTGAGTGTTGAAGTTCAAAATTTGAATTACATCCAACCCTAAGTCAAAAAACTGGATTAGAAATCGATCGCTACTTATGGTTGAATCAAAATTCAAAACGTTCTTTTTTTTATTTAGACAACTCGTTTTCCTTCCTTTTTTCCTATCTTTGATTTCGTGTTCTGATGGATCTTTCAACAATGCGTGCGATACCAAAACGAAGGCATATTTTGAAACTTCCTTAATTGCGGTTGCAGCTGGACAAAAAACACATCCTTGTTATCCAGGAAGTCAAATTGTAAGCGAACCTGGTATCAATCTAAGTGACAACTTCGTGACGTTAACAGAAGCACGTGGGACCTCGAGCAATGGCTCATCCTATACGGTTCAAGTTTTTTTGGGAACGGAACCAAAGGATGATGTAAATGTGCAAGTGATTGTTGGTAATCCTTCCTATGTTCTTGTTTCTCAATCGAATTTACTATTTTCAAAATCCAATTGGAATCAGAACCAAAGTACAGTCATCACCGCAGTGAATGATACTGTGATCAACGGGAATCATTCCACATTGATTCGATTTTTACCAAATACAAATGATACATCCATTCCATTGAATGAAAAGTTGATTCAGGTTGAAATTGTAGATAATGATAAGATTTTATTTCCGACAAGTGTAGGACAAACAGGCACATTAGGCGGGGTATCTGGCGCGGATGGCGTTTGTCAGTCCAATGCAAATTGCCCCAGTGGTAAACTCTGTAAGGCAATGTTGGGAGACAGTATCAATCTATTTCGTAGAGCATCTGTAACAGCAAACGTTGGAGATGGGCAAATTGATTGGGTTTTAAAGCCAAATACTAGTTATTATAGGCCAAATCGGACTGATCTAATTGCAACAACTAACAATGTTTCTTTGTTTACTTTCAACCTTTCGTTAGCTGTTTCTGGTACTAGTTCCACCACTTGGACGGGGATCAATCCAAATTGGACAAATAATGGAAACGATTGTACGGGTTGGACCGTAACAGGGACGTCTGGTTATGGTGGGGATACTGGTAGCAATACAACTTCAGCATTAGGATTTAATACTTTCGGATGTACTAGCTCCCTCATGTTATATTGTGTAGAACAGTAATTAGATTCCCTTTTTTAGTTGAATTCCATTCCATCTGGAAACAATTACGGTGATATGAAACGGAAATCACTCATTTTACTCACTTTAATTTTGCTCATTGTGGTTCATTGCCGCAAAAAAACAGAAGAGATCCTTCTACCCGAAAAACTATACATAATTCCATTTGCGAATAACACCGTTTCCATTTACCATTCCTTAGATACCTTGGAAAGAGTGAGCGCCTTTGAAAAAGACAAATATTGGGTTGTCAGTGGGATTTTGAAATTAGTTCCTAAAAATCAAGGTGATAAGGTAATCTCATTTTTATTTGGTGATTGTGATTCAAGATTTAAATGTACGGATGGAAAATTTTATATCAAATTAAATACAATCCAATATAACGCTGATGCAGGGTTGGATTTACAAACAAATTTGGTCGCGCCTTTTTCTCCAGTCTACATTGCCAAAAAAGACCAAGTAGATTCCATTATAGAAGGTATCCAATTTTATAACCAACCTTCATCAGAATATCCATCGAAAGGATTAAGCGATTCATTTGTTGAT of the Leptospira biflexa serovar Patoc strain 'Patoc 1 (Paris)' genome contains:
- a CDS encoding DUF1554 domain-containing protein, producing MVESKFKTFFFLFRQLVFLPFFLSLISCSDGSFNNACDTKTKAYFETSLIAVAAGQKTHPCYPGSQIVSEPGINLSDNFVTLTEARGTSSNGSSYTVQVFLGTEPKDDVNVQVIVGNPSYVLVSQSNLLFSKSNWNQNQSTVITAVNDTVINGNHSTLIRFLPNTNDTSIPLNEKLIQVEIVDNDKILFPTSVGQTGTLGGVSGADGVCQSNANCPSGKLCKAMLGDSINLFRRASVTANVGDGQIDWVLKPNTSYYRPNRTDLIATTNNVSLFTFNLSLAVSGTSSTTWTGINPNWTNNGNDCTGWTVTGTSGYGGDTGSNTTSALGFNTFGCTSSLMLYCVEQ
- a CDS encoding LA_1737 family protein, encoding MKKKFYMRPSFYLHSLYLCFVLGHLFLVMSLSSKTWSDLENEQEVKIYGSERSAKFKASNIFYDIEDWNDHYSVRALGIYRYYDYPLSKSKTLFPFYYHIQSKKDNREYKRIINVNVTKENDSVHKSFFPFVFWGNLSNSSYLITIPFFFQNNSENGNSFGFPILPLIYYKHREKLSDTNDHYTRFLTLLHYETNEKRGLTDVSFTPIFYYSKENYLFLPLLLYYQDFRSATQKYWMGPLYYSKDQTKEERLFVFFPFVGSYVSPKKEIDFIFPVYLNIKDTEEDYHINLFWYTKVQSANVNLATNDGNVYLDYDFGLFYNLVGISKRSKILIGSSQKRNDLNNSTKPELKKKREFNRENSDQYSGYQLLFGIFSYEKADTKKHIRLLPFAWFTWDESSEDKVVLIPPFFPIWLSYVSDDLEYKIIFPFYGKQKDKTSEIQSYLINGYIKEEYELDNRVERSYFWPFVNVYESDINSGHRVLPFYVYNYTKNEKGFKSNAYTLISNYKKVSNPNYEGKEFLIWPVWISYHSYSFKNEDTKTTFWLTPFFYRRVSDSSSRTNIFWFIDWEFESYKPILSKNQNQTSPTIKKETLSHLLIFPFYYSESSFSILPVSFNFWNQEEFTTFTLLNYYHSKKEGHYYNFLYLLESENSTTNYQLRSFWDYLFSFQKKPKEIQRLTLLWLGYDNTSDKKTINFFPLVRTTESLEETSKLYGPFLYYQSISEEEITKLALAGIGYYHNQTKSDNQYSTYVLLGVLYQEKTELERGFVKRGSLWGWLWEYQTEDNGYEKFSILKLFSYSKETDGTKKILGISI
- a CDS encoding DUF4215 domain-containing protein is translated as MTSEPCSRAITNKATGTIGTSNITDVTADCNICGNGVKLSYEACDDGNLVNGDGCNNTCRIESGFSCNNSSPSVCVSI
- a CDS encoding NADPH-dependent FMN reductase, yielding MLQSKPKLLAISGGISPTSYNQKILQYIKHQFSSHCELILFHEIDQFPFFVSGLSDEKIPEVVKHFLREVKNADGVIICSPEYVFSIPGVLKNALEWVVSSVVFTDKPVALITAASVGEKAHESLLLVLKTIGAQLSENTNLLVSGVKGKVSLDGQITDRPTELAINQLMEAFLQSLAIKAE